cacTATTACCATAAAGGAAGAAAAGTATTAGAAGAAATATTTTACTAGAACAGTATATCATCccaatatttttaactttttggaGCTATTAATCAAAAAACCCAATTAACTTatcatttttttgccaaaaaacctttaaacttttattttcacGAACAACCCCAATCAACTTTACTAAATCCTTAGAAAAAATTAACTAGAGTTACTTATAACTCACCTGAACTAACTATAATCATCACATATCTTATGGGACAACATGAttacaattaatcaaaaaatagtaaatcaatcaaaaaataaaataaataaatgaatatttttattcaagccAGCAAATAAAATGAGAGGACCATCCTCTCCAAAGCTGCTCACCACAAAAGAACCAGAGGGAAGCCTGAATCTAGCATATAATCCACCCCACACCACAAGAATAgactaaaataaaaatgtagGACACTATATTTTTTGTTACGTAAGCTCAGGAATAACATCCATATGCTGAACTCTTCACACACCTTCTGATTACGTAAAATAGATAACCCCATAAATTTATGATAGAAATATGAAAACCCTAATATCTTCTCTATAATATGAgtttatgaaattaaaattttataattaattatcagtATAATTAATGAATATGCACTATTTGACGTacaaatgtataaaaaaatgtgAATCATGGAAAGATACTTGACAAGTCAGATTGGTATATTTTAACTatggtttattttgtatttttttttatgatttgaatAAAATTCATTGGGGCTGTTAGTGAAAAGATAAGTTAaaaggttttttggcaaaaaaatgacaagttggttgggttttttggttaataactctaactttttgtaagccatgTTTTAAATAGGACCATATATTGGTATAAAAAACCCATAAATTAGGCTTTATTATAAATCCCCTTCGGCAACCATGTGCAACTTTGTGGAAAAAACTTAAATCTATTTACTAGCTTtgtgatatttttaatttcgatAACATAATCAATAAGATTCGGCAACTTGTGTACTGATTTCATGATCATTGGATAATATTTCATGTTACTACATATCTTGTCTTTTTGATagaaaacataatttaatatttttgagagATCTAGGCATTTGTTAATGAGGGactagttttttaaaaaaacgacACAAAGATATGAGCTCTCAAAAATATTCTCATGAAAAAAGTGGAAGACCCATGCATCATAATATCTAAATTAGCACATGACTTCAAACAAAATCACtcctaatataaaaaaaatagaattgttGGTGAATTTAAGTTTTTGATTTGACAAAATTTGATGAGTATTTAAACATTATACGGAGTAGTTAAGAAGGTGATTTGTACTGTAGTTTATTTTCTATGACATATAAAACAAGAGAATGCTAGAAATGACATCTCTCCACtataaatattttccaaggAAAAATTATTAGCTACATATTCAtccaaatattttgatttactaaacaaaaatatatattaagtagCCAACCATTAAACTGAGAAAATATCTCCAGTTGAATGAAAACTAAGAAAACATGTATAAGATAAAATGATTACACAATTGCTtgcttttataaaaatatatatattcttattgatTCATTCACTTggaattacaaaaaaaatggaGGCCTAGTTACGAGTACTGTGTCAATGAAATCAATGGTTTTCTTATTGGTGTTCCTCATCATTAGAATTAACCTTTAATGACACATGTTCAATGGCACATGAACCAAGTTCTCTTGTTCTAAGGAGGGTTAATGACTTACAAAAAGATCACTATGACATATAAATGTAAAACAATCCCACAATGttcttttatttaatagataTTCTATGAAAATATACACCCCAAACTCAATCAAGGTAGCTGATTGAGTGTCAGAATTAGTCATCTAGGAGGAAACCCCGTAACAAACTATTATCAGTGGCAATCTCATTCAAATTATGAGGTATCGGTCCAGGAATGTTGTAGATGACATGAACATGGTCTGGTTCTTGTTCTACAATCCAGTTGCCCCATCTTTGGCGCACTGCTCTTCGGCCTTGTGACCTAGCCCTCCTTGCCAGTTTAGCTTGATGAAATACAGAATCAAGATAATATTGTTTGGTAGAGCATCTTGTTGTACACATGATGTGGGTGGGTTTTGGAGGATGTCTAAACAAGAATATGAAGGGTAGATGTTTGGTATAAGAAGAATGGTAATTGAGAGGATGGAAAAGAGATAAGATGAGTTTTTATAAGGTTTTGATGTCGGCAAAATCGAACTTATAGACCTTTCTTCATTGCAGTTGGGGTTTAGTGGTTTCCCTCCTaaaattttaggatataatttcaaatacttaGACGGGAAATGTGAGTcctttttcaataatttaaattttatatgaaatttccaaaccatttatatttagaaaagttatgtattaaatttgtgaatcttcttagaaaatatattatgctttcaaagaatatattatatcacTATTACCTTAATGGAGGAAAAATATTAGAAGAAATATTTTACTAGAAAAGTATACTATTccaatatttttaactttttgtaaGTCATGTTTCAAATAGGATCATTTGGTATCATAAACGGATAAATTTGTCTTTATCAGAAATCCCCTTGCGCAACAGCGTGGAACTTTGTCGTAGAACAAACCGAAATCTATTTACCaactttgtaatattttcaatttcGATAACATAATTAACAAGATTGGGCAACTTGTGTACTGATTTTATgatcattttttaatatttcatgttaCTACATATCTTGTCTCTTTGATagaaaacataatttaatatttttgagagACCTAGGCATTTGTTAATGAGGGAccaatttttgtaataaatacACAAAGATATTGagctcccaaaaatattttcatgaaaaaagTGGAAGACTCATACATCATAATATCTAAATTAGCCCATGACTTCAAACAATATCActcaaaaattcataatattaaaaaatagaattgtttatgaattttagtttttaattttgacAAATTTGATCAGTATTTAAACCATATACGGAGTAGTTCACAAGGTGATTtgtaatatagtattttctaTGACATATAAAACAAGAGGAGGCTAGAAATGACATCTCTTCACTGTCAATGTTTTCCAAGGAAAAATATTAGCTACATATTTAtccaaatattttgatttagtaaccacaaatataatattaagtaGCCAACcattaataaaattatcttCAGTTGAATGCAAAATAAGAAAACATGTATATTCGGTCACTGATATATGTATAAGACAAAATGATTACACAATTGCTTAATTTTAAGGAATATGTATATTCTTATTGAATCATTCACTaggaataattaaaaaaaatatgaagacCTAGTTATCAGTACTGTgtcaattaataaaatcaatGGTTTTCTTTTTGGTGTTCTCCATCATTACAATTAACCTTCAATGGCACGTCAACCAAGCTCTCTTATTCTAAGGAGGCCGGTGCATAGTTAAGGCCATTTAGGCGATGGCCTAAGACCTCCATTTTTAAGAGGCCCCATAATTTATActagtatatgtatatatattataagtatacCCGCTGAAGAATATAGTTTCATGATATAATAGAAAATTGAAAGAAACATTAAAAGATTACTATGAGTCTATGACATCTTTTATTTACTTGATATTCCATGAAAATATACACCCTAAACTCAATCAAGGTGTCTGATTGAGTGTCAGAATTAGTCATCTCGGAGAAACCCCGTAACAAACTATTATCAGTGGCAATCTCGTTCAAATTATGAGGTATTGGTCCAGAAATGTTGTAGATGACATGAACATGGTCTGGTTCCTGTTCTACAATCCAGTTGCCTCATCCTTGGCGCACTGCTCTCCGGCCTTGTGACCTAGCCCTCCTTGCCAGTTTACCTTGATGAAAAACAGAATCTAGATATTGTTTGGCAGTGCATCTTGTAGTACACATGATGTGGGTGGGTTTTAGAGGATGTCTAAACAAGAATACGAAGAGTATATGTTTGGTATAAGAAAAATGGTAATTGAGAGGATGGAAAAGAGATAGAGATGAGTTCTTACAAGGTTTTGATGTGGGCAAAATCTAATTTATAAACCTTTCTTCATTGCATTTGGGGTTTAGTGGTTTCCctcctaaaattttaagatataatttgaAATACTTAGACGGGAAATGTgaatgttttttcaataatttaaatgttatattaagttttcaaaatatttataattaaaaaagttatgaattaaatttgtggacctttttaaaaaatatattatgcttTCAAAGAATATATCATATTGTATTACCTTTGATGGAGGAATAAAATAAAGAGAAATATTTTACCATAAAAGTATATCATCccaatatttttaactttttatatgTCATGTTTCAAAGCCGATCATATATTGTTATctaaaattgataaattatatCTAAAGGCAATGGGTTTTATCAAAAATCCCCTTAAGCATCCATTTGGGACTTTGAtgtagaaaaaattaaaatctatgtACTAACTTGGTCTAATTTGCCgattatataattaacaatCGGGTCGTTTGGCTgggtttaaaagaagtgatttattgattaaagtaaaaaattggattataaGTGAGAAGTTGGGTTAGGTTTATAAGTTATCAAAAATGTTTGCATACCATAACCTTTTTGTTGCAAAGAAGCGGTGGATTTGAAAAAAAGCTCCATTTCTAAGCTTCTACTTCCATCTTTTTCTAGCCAAAAAAAGCACTTCTTTGCTTCAGCCAAACGGAGGGGAAATTTTTTTAGCCCGCTTCTTTTACAAATAAGCCAAGATGTGGTGTGTCCAAACACCCACAATGACTGAGCAACTTGTGTAAAAAATTCATGATTATTGgttaatattttatgttatctAGTTTTTCCTTGTCTttttggatagaaaatatattttaatatgttagaGAGATCTAGGTATTTATTAAGAGAAACTAGTTTTTTGAGCAAATGACATAAAATTGTTATTGAGctctcaaaaaaattattatgataaaAGTGGATGATGTGTACATCATAATATCTAACTTAGCACATGACTTCAAAAACTAACactcataaaaaaaatagaattggttatgaattttagttttaaaatttgaagaaaaaaattgaTGATTATTTAAACCTTATACCGAGTAGTTAATAAGGTGGTATTGCAGTATGGATTATTTTCAAtgacatataaaataataatatgctTTAAATGACATCTCCCCATTGTACAAATTTCATACCAAAAAGTATTAGCTACAAATTCATAGATACTTTAATTTATTAACCACTCATATATATTAGGTAGACctctataaaattttaaaattacctctaattgattaaaaaaaataagaaaacatGTATATTCCAAAACTTGTATATATAAGTCAACGACTTACAAAAGATTACTTGACacataaatgtaaaaaaaattcttaaagttCTTTCATTtacttcaaatttatttttatctgaTTCAAATTATAGGTATTGGTCCACGAATGTTAAATCAAACAGCTAACTATAACTACGATGAATGAACAATATAATTATCAAACAAACAGCGAAGCAGCAGACAGCAAaacagaaaaataataaaagcaGGATTTTGAAGATATTGGTCTAATTTTGAAGGTATTGGTCCACAAATATTGAATCAAGCAGCTAACTATAACGAGGTTGTAGGTGTCAGTTTGGGGGTTTATCCTGTTTATTGAGAGAAACCCGGCTAATGAGAGTCAGCCGTCATCCATAACTTTCGTCAATCCGTCACCGCCTCATCCTTTCGTCAACCCACATCCGCCCCAACCATCCTCTCATCCCATTTCCTCCGTTTCTGAATCTTTAATTTCTATTTattaggtttttttttaataaaatcgatATCTAATTATTTCTAGGAGTGTTCTCGGTGTCTTACTCATCTTTTTGGGGTTGTTGATTGTCCCCAATTCTTGGGTGTATGCTTTGGTGTGTTTTTGATTTGCGTCATGCTGCATTAAGAATGATTTATACGGTGTACTGGGAGATCTGGGCAACCCGCTTTAAATCTGGAATGGGGGTGATTATCACGAGAGCTCACCTCACAAAACAAAGGATTGTTATGTATTCCCATCCTCAGTTACACCATTCCACCAGTTACACCAACTGACATCTGTATCCCCATCCTCAGTTGGTGTAACTGATGATGGGTACGACCTGATGTTTCACTATCAGGTCGTAGTTGTCAGTTTGGGGGGTTTGTCCCTGCTGTGTTTcagtattttattttcaataaaatcttatttttcgtcaaaaaaaaaagcattaacTATAACTACGATCAGTACatcaatataattatcaacCAAACAACGAATAGAAAGATAATTAAACTAGGATTTTGAAGGATTGGGAACAATAGAGGTTAACAAACTCCAATAATAAGAATACGGTGCTAATATCTCAACAATAACTATTTTAATGATGTATATCatattatcataataaataatgttTTTTAGTTAGTTTGGCTTGTCatacttttttataattatttaaatagatactaaaaataaatttaaacagaaCAAAGAATAAAAGTATATTGTGAGATGAAGCATATTGAACATTGTATGTACCAGTTCTATTCAACTGAACCCAGAAACTACTTCACCATCTATTCGGACCAAAACCACAAAGTGACTTTTCATTCAGATAACCGAGGGAACTTGTAGCTTTTTATATGCTGtttaaaatcaactaaaattttCAGAATTGACATATGAATACAAACATAACAATCTCTAAGAATTATAATGGCTTGTTGCTTACAAACTTCCCTGCAGCTGGTTAAGAAAAACTTCAGCATTGTTTATGTCATCATCAGCTCCATCTTTCTCTGTTGGCAATTCATCACCTGcagatatagatatatatgggGCGTAAGCTTCATCATCGAGGCAATTCAATTTTTTCAATATTCCTAACAAAGCCTCTTTGCTATCTTCATCGCCTTCTTGATTGCATAGCTTGAGAATAGCGGACAAGTTTGTAGGCTTTGGTTTCCAGAACTTTGATCCTTCGGCCAAGGCAGCCTCCTGCAGGCACGACAAAGCTTCAGAAATCTTCTTCTTGTTTATATAGATTTCTCCAAGTATCTCCCATGTGGTTGAATTTCGCTTCCCCCCTGCAACATCAACTATATCTTCAAAAAATTCTTCCGCTTTCTCAAATTTTCCGTTTCGAACATACCATCCCATTATAAGATTTGCTATTCTAGGGTCATATGTTGACTTAACTGTTAGCCAACCTTCATAAATGTTTTCTGCCATTTCAATATCATCCACCCTTACTAAAGAAGAAATAATAGCATGGTAGCCTAAATTTGGAATAGTAGGAAAAGTCTGCCTGTATATGTTCCAGACTCGTAGCGCTTCTTCCTTATTACCACAGCTACCATATAGGCTAATCAGGAAATGGTAAGGCATCCGATCTCGACCAGTGATTCTACCCTCAAGCTTCCTTAAATACACTTCAGCCTTTTCTAGCTGCCTCATCTTTATGTACATTGTTGCCATTGTGCTAAATGTGGTCCAATTAGGATTAATAGTATTGTCCAGTTTCATCTGTTCAAATACTTGCTCCATCTTTTCGGCAGATCCTTGGGATCCGCATGAAGATAACCAAATATTGTAAGTATATATATCAAGGGGTATCTGTTTTTCCATCATCTCTGAAACCACTGAATAAACTTTATCATGATCTTTGAAATTCATATAGAGAGTCATCATCACATTGTATGGAAGCGCATGGCTAGCATATCCTCTATCCTTCATTTGCGCAATCATGGATTcagctttttctttctttttcgcATGCACATATGAGTTTAGCAGTGCCCCATAGATCCTTTTGTCTTTTAATGAATCCGGTAGCTTCATAAAGTAATCTTCAGCATCCGAAATTCCATGAACTTTTGATATTAGATCTAACTGAATTGCAGTGTCACTCGTAGATATTCTAAATCTTTCTGCTCTTACGTTCATCCACTCGTACACCTGTGGTACAAAGAAAAAATTAGATGCATGTTCTGAGAAAATAAATGTTATATCTTTAAGCTCCTGTGGAAGAACATTCTAGTATCCAGGTTATAGGCAAAGGTTTAGGATAAGCAACAGAGTAAACTAGCTTAATTGGTACATGGTATAGATGAGCTACAACGTTTAACTAACATGAGATCTCATGCGGGAATCATCCTTCTGCCTGTAATTCTCTACAAGTTGTCATATCCTTTTTTAGCTCTCTATCAACGATTTTTCAACACCTAAAAATATGTGTAAATAGTCAAAAGGCCGTCAAAATGGACAAAGTACAATCCTATCATCTAGTAATGGATAATAGTTTCATTGTTCGCAGAAGAAAAAGTTCGACGGAGACACATTTTAGTTGGAGACTCAGAGACCATTCTACATTACTAAATAAAATCTGAAACAATAATATAGATTTTAAAACTATTTTGTTCTGCAATTCTTAAA
This genomic window from Daucus carota subsp. sativus chromosome 7, DH1 v3.0, whole genome shotgun sequence contains:
- the LOC108193141 gene encoding pentatricopeptide repeat-containing protein At1g02150, whose translation is MLLQSTLPQSPLFHHQFHSNTNASSSYSLQFPSGFCKSTNLSSITRRKHPCTTCAVPLIHNYGTLDYERKPAWKWSHYYKKLSLMENPEKGAASILNQCENEGKRFTKWELCRIVKELRKFRRFKLALEVYEWMNVRAERFRISTSDTAIQLDLISKVHGISDAEDYFMKLPDSLKDKRIYGALLNSYVHAKKKEKAESMIAQMKDRGYASHALPYNVMMTLYMNFKDHDKVYSVVSEMMEKQIPLDIYTYNIWLSSCGSQGSAEKMEQVFEQMKLDNTINPNWTTFSTMATMYIKMRQLEKAEVYLRKLEGRITGRDRMPYHFLISLYGSCGNKEEALRVWNIYRQTFPTIPNLGYHAIISSLVRVDDIEMAENIYEGWLTVKSTYDPRIANLIMGWYVRNGKFEKAEEFFEDIVDVAGGKRNSTTWEILGEIYINKKKISEALSCLQEAALAEGSKFWKPKPTNLSAILKLCNQEGDEDSKEALLGILKKLNCLDDEAYAPYISISAGDELPTEKDGADDDINNAEVFLNQLQGSL